GGTTTGAATGCGCGTGTAAAAAAGCGCATCGCCGGTGCCGTGCTCTGGCGGCCCGATGCCGGAGGCCTTCCACCCGCCAAACGGCAGCGTCACATCGGCTCCGGCAGTGGACGCGTTCAGCCGCAGAATGCCAGCGCGGCTTTGGGTGAGAAACTCCTGTTGACGGGCGGGCGCATTGCTGAACAACGCGGCGGCCAGCCCATGCCGGACACCATTGCTCAACGTCAGCGCCTCGGCAAAGTCCCGGGCGCGTTGAACCACAAGCAGCGGACTCATGCTCTCTTCCTGCACGAGCGGGTGGTCCGGCTCGTCACAGCACGCAATCACCGGCCGCGCATAGGCGCCTTCGCGCACCCACTTTGCTTCGGCATCGGCGGCGTGGGTGAATTCCAGCCGGCCAGCGCCGTCGGCGACGGCCTGGGCCACTCGCCGGGCATGCTCTTCCCGACGGGCGACATTCAACAACGGGCCAATTTCGGCATCCGAGTCCAGGGGGTCGCCCCAGACCAGATGCTCGGCGGCTTGCTTGAGGGCGGCGAGCGCGCGGTCGAAGCCTTGCTCGTTCACAATCACCCGCCGATTCGCGGTGCACCGCTGGCCGGCGAAGCCAAACGCGCCCCGGGCTATGTCCGCCGCGGCAGCCGGCACATCCGCATCGTCCCAGAGAATGGCCGCATTGTTGCCACCAAGTTCTGCCTGAAGCGGCGCAAGGCGGCGCGCGCAGATTTCCTGCATGGCCTGGCCGGCGTAAGTGGAACCGGTAAACGTGACGGCATCGATCCTGTTGCTCCCGGCAAGTTGTTGCGCGGTGGTGTGGTCGCCGCGCAACAGTTGCACCAGTTCCGCCGGGATGCCGCATTCGCGCAGCAGACGCAGCAGGGCTTCGGAAATCCGCGTGGTGGCGGGCGCTGGTTTCCAGACCACGCCGTTGCCATACATCAAAGCCGGCGCAATTTTGCCGAGCGGAATGGCCACCGGATTATTCCATGGCGAAATCACCGCCACCACGCCGAGTGGCTGATGCCGCACGAGCCCGCCGGTTTCACGAACTTGAAAATGAAAGGTGGCGGCCCGCCGGACGACGTCCCGCACGTTGACGGCCGCGCGGCGAATCTCCTCCAGGCCGTGCGCGAACGGCTTGCCCAGTTCCAGCGCCATCTGGCGCGCCCAATTCGGCGCCGTCGCCTCCAGCCGCGCGCTGACTTGCGTCAACCGCGCCGCGCGTTCGGAAACGGCGGTGCAGTGCCATGCCCCGGTTGCCTCCGTGACCAGACTGGTTGCCCGCGCGATTTCCGCAGCGTCCGCCGGTTGCACTTCAAACAACACTTCATGAACAGCGCGCGGCGAGTGGTGAATGAATCCACCGGGACTTTGGCCGCGCAGCCGCGCCAGCGCGGAGGACATCGGCTCAAACCGGACGCAGCGTTCGGCCAGCCATCGTCGCACGGCCGCGGCGTGAACCGGATCGTTGCTGGCCACCGCGTCCTCCACGATGATCACCGCCCGCCGGCGTTCGAGACTTTCCACCGCCGCCGTGCGGACGCAGGCGTGGAGATGCAAACCCGCGAGCACGACCGCATCGCAATGCAACTGATTCAATGCCGCTTCCAGCTCGCCATTGGCGTAGGCGTTGAAACCTTGCTTGTGGATGATTGGTTCGCCAGCCAACGGCCGCAAGGCGGCCGGCGGCGCGTGTCCTTCCGTTCCAGCCTCGCACCGCCAGCGACCCTGGATTTGCCAATGGGGCAGCCGCCGGTCCGGTTCATCACGCCGCACCGTGGTCCAGACGTGAATCACGGGCCATTGCTGCGCCCGCCAGCCTTGCAGCAACGCCGCCGTCTGCGTCACCAGACGGGCCGGATCGGGCTGAAGACCGGGCGAAGCAAGATAATCCGCCTGCAAATCGATAAGCAGCAGCGCGGGCTTCATGCGGGCTGGCCGGCCGCCGCCGTGCGCAACATCGTTTCCACGACCTTGTCCGTCATCGCCCGCGTGCCGAGCGTTTGGTCATTGTTGCCGCCGCCAAGATCGGCCGTGCGCCAGCCGTCGCGCCAGACACGGCGGAGTGATGTTTCAATCAGCGTGGCGGCTTCAAAGAGACCGAAGCTTTCGCGCAACAACATCGCCAGCGACAGGATTTGGCCGGCGGGATTGGCCACGTCCAGGCCGGCCAGGTCGTGCGCACAACCGTGGTTCGTCTGGTAAACGCCGCGGCCCGCGGGATCGAAGTTGCCGGAAAACGTCACCCCGCGGGAAGCCATCAACACACCGGCGATGTCCGCCATGACGTCGCCGAACAGGTTGGGCGCCACGATGACGTCGAACCGTCCCGGATTTTGAATCAATTCATAGGCGGCGAGATCAATGTTGATGAAGCTCGCCTCGACCCCATGTTGTCGCGCAGCGCGGACAGCCACGTCACGCCACAGGGCGCTGATGGCGGGCACGCCGCCGTCCTTCAGAATGACCTGCAATTCGCCCCGACGTTCTGCCGCCACGCCCGCCGCAACCGTGACGAGCCGGGACACCTCCGCCTCACGATAAGCAAAAGCATGTTCAGCCACTCGCGCGTCAGCGGTTTTGTGTTCGCTCCAACGCCCCTGATAAACGCCGCCGATGTTGTCGCGCACAATGAGCAAATCGATGTTCCGGGCGAATTGGGGTGCCAGCCGGCCGGCGCCCGCCAGTTCGGGGAACGAGCGAACCGGCACGAATTTGCAGAACAAATCAAACCGACGGCGCAGGTCGTAAACATAACGCCCGCCGCAGGGCCCGTTGAGGATGGCGCCGCCCGTTGAAAAATGTCGGTGCAGAAATTCGTCAGTGCCGCGGGCAAACCGGGCCGGTCCCCGGCAATGGGCTGCTCCCGCAGTTCCGGTCCCGACTGCACGTCGAATTCAAGATCCAGCAACTGACCGGCGGTGGAGAGGACTTGCAGCGCGGCACCGACCACTTCCGGTCCGATGCCGGTTCCCTCCAATACACCGATGAGCGGCGGGGCGGCCGACACGGGCGATGTGCCGAGATGGTAAAGCAGCCGTCGAGGCTCGTTTGGTTGCCGCGAGTTTTCAGGTTTGCCTGGCATTTTTGTCACATCTGTTGGTGTCGTGACCGCCTTGCGGACGCCAGAATGACGCTTGTCGGATGACAAGTTTGACGGGTCGCGTCCTGACCAGGGCGATTTCCGACCGGTCTTCTGAGTTACGGCCGAAATGCTGTTTGGAGCGTGCTGTGTGGGGAAATTTTTCGGAAGCCACGATGAAAAGCAAGCGCAACTCAATTGGCGGACTCAATTCGATGCCGCGATTCACCGCGCCTGCGGGTGGCTGGCCAGATTCGGCACAGCTTGAAAATCACCGACCGGGAGAACGCCTGCATTTTCTGCGTGATTTTCGGGGGGCTCCATTTCTATGCTGCGGCATGACAATCTGGATTCTCGCGCTGCTGCTTCTGGCATCGTTGGCTGGTTTGGGGTATCGGCAAGGCGCCATTCGGGTTGCCTTCTCCTTGCTGGGTATTTTCTTTGGCGTGCTGCTGGCGGTGCCGCTGGCCAAGCCCATGGCCATCCTGTTGAAGGCATTCGGCGTGGTGAATCCGGTCATTTTGTGGCTGCTGCCACCGCTGCTGGTGTTTTGCGTCATCTCCGCCATCTTCAAATCCATTGCATTTGCCGTGCATCACAAGGTGGAGGTGCACTTTCGTTACAAGGCCGGCGATCTGCGCTTCACCCTCTGGGAACGCTTGAACCGGCGCATAGGACTCTGCCTCGGGCTCGTGAACGGCACCGCCTACCTGATCCTGATTTCCTTCGTGATTTACACGCTCAGTTACTGGACAGTCCAAATGGAGGCGGGCGACGGCATGTCGCGGACTGCGCGCCTGCTAAACCGCGCCGGGCATGACTTGGAGGAAACTGGCTTCATCAAAACCGCGGGCGCGGTCGGGCGCCTGCCGGAAAGTTTCTACGACGCCGCGGACGTGGCGGGATTGCTGTATCAAAACAGCCTGCTTGAAGCGCGTCTCGCCCGCTACCCGGCCTTTCTGATGCTGGGCGAACGCCAGGAGTTTCAAACCCTGGCCAACGACCAGCAGTTCACCGAAATGCGCGCCCGCAAGGATCCGTTGTCGCAACTGCTCGCATATCCGCCCGTCAAAACCATCGTGAGCAGTCCGGACACGCTCAACACCATCTGGTCCATCGCCAAACCCGACCTGAAGGATTTGACGAACTTCCTCTATACCGCGCACTCGCCAAAGTATGATCAGGAGCCGATTTTGGGCCGGTGGATTTTTGACCTGCGCGGAACGCTCGCGGCCGTGCGCCAGGCACAGCCGAATTTGACCGCCAAGCAAATGCAATCGCAGCGGCTCCTTTACCAGACGTTTTACTCCAAGGTGAAACTGATCGTGGGCACCGACAGCCAGATGGCGATCAAAGATTTTCCCAACTTGGAGGCGCCGCTGGCTCCCGGCACGCCGCCGCCGCTCACGGGCGGACAAGGAAGCTGGTCCGGGGCGAACGGCTTCTATCAACTCAAATACAATCTCGATGGCAAGGACATTTCCGCCACCGCCGCCATTGAAGGACAGCGCATGACGGTTACCATCGAAAAGCTGGCGCTGGTGCTGACGAAGGAATACTGAGGAGTTTGGCGACGGGCCCCTTCCGACCTTGCCTTGCTTGAAAGGCCGGAGGGTTTGCGCTTCGTTCGGAACAAGACCGTTACGGCTGCGGCGTGGCTGAAACCGGCATCGCCTGATACGGTTGCACCATGTCGAAGAGGTTCGGCGCGGCGTTCACCGTGGGATTGGTCGAAGAAAGCTCAACTTGGGATGTCAGACCTGCTTCAGCCGCAACCGGCGTGACCGCCAGGAAGGGCGAACTGGCTTGGATTGCGGGAGAATGGACCAATTCCGGCGGGGTGGATGGCTCTTCGGCCGCAAAGACGCCAATCAAAATCAGGGCACAGACGCCGGCCCCAAAGACGCCGGCAAAAGCCGGCCGACCTTGCAACGTCTCCCACATCTGGTTCAACCAGGACCACTGGCCGCGGCGCTGCCCCTGCCCGGCCCGGAGGCGGGCGATGACATGCCCTGAAAAGGCATGAAAGTAACCCGGCGGCGGCACTTCATGCCGCTTGAGAGCCATGAGGCGCCGGAGTTGTTCGAAATTATCGTTGTTGTTTTCCATACGCATCATTTCAAGTAATCGGCCAGAAACCCCTGCAACTGCTGCCGTGCGTAAAACAGCCGCGACCGGACCGTGCCGATGTTGCAATCCATGATTTTCGCGATCTCTTCGTGCGGCACTCCCTGCACATCGTGCAAGGTCACCACTAGCCGATGCACTTCCGACAGCTTGCCCATGGCCTCGTTCAATTTTTCCTGCAACTCGGTCAACCCCGCTTCCCGTCGGGGCGTTTTTTGCGAAATGAGGGCCACCAAATCCGGGTCGTGCTCGGCGTTGAAATCCAGGTCGTTCAGACTCATGCCCGAGCGGTTCTTCCGTTGCTTGAGGAAATTGATGGTCTTGTTGACGGCGATGCGGTAGAGCCACGTGTAAAAGCTGGACCCGCCCTTGAAGGATTTCAGCGCCTGAAAGGCCTTGATGAACGTTTCCTGCGCCAGGTCGTTCGCATCCTCATGATTTGAGGTCATGTGGTAGATGGTCCCGTAGATCCGTTCCTGGTAACGGCGGACCAGCGCGTCATACGCTTCCAGATTTCCCTGGCGGGCCTGCTCCACCAAACGTTGCTCCTCGCGCGCCTCGGCGGTTTCGGCTTTGGCCACCGGAGCGATGGCCGCCGCTGCGGCGGGAAGACTGGCCTTTTCGGAGGCAGACATGGGCAGATTCAGAAGCCCGTTCCCAAGGCGGCGACTTGTAACTGGAGATAGTCCGCCAACTTTTCCAGGGCGACGCGCCCGGAACGGGCCGGCAGGGTGGCCACCGCGCGGCGCGCCTGGTTCAGGTATTGATGGATGGTTTCGCAAGAGGGCGCCAGCGTGTCGTAATGCCGCAGCAAGCTCACGATGCGGGGAAACGAACCCGGCTGCCAGTTGGTCAATGAGCGGTCCAGTTCCAGACGATCCGCCTCACCGGCCCGCTCGCGCAGGATCAGCATGGGCAGGGTCATTTTCCCTTTCACCAGATCGGTGCCCAACGACTTGCCGGCCTGCGCTTCGGTGCCAAAGAGATCCAGGCAGTCGTCAAAAATTTGGTAAGCCGTTCCGAACGCCATGCCGAACTGGCGCATGGCGGCCCGATGCGGCTGGCTCGCCCCCGCCAGGAGAACCGCGAGATCGCAGGACAGCGCAAACAACTCCGCCGTCTTCATCTCCATGATGCGGAAATATTCCACCCGCGAGAGCTGCAGGTTGGCCCGGTTCCGGTTTTGCAGAATTTCGCCGGCGCAAACCGTGTTGGTGGCGGAGGCCACAGCGCGGCAGATTTCCGGCGTGGGAAAGCTGGCTGCCAGCCGCAACGCGTGGGCAAAGAGGCAATCGCCAAACAGGACGGCAATGTCATTGCCCCAGTTGGAAGCCAGGGTCAGTCGCCCACGCCGAATCTCCGCCTCGTCCATGACATCGTCATGCACCAAGGTCGCCAAGTGGACCATCTCGATAATGACGGCCACCGTGACGTGATCGTTGTTCGTTTCGCCGACGGCATTGGCCCCGAGGGCCACCAGCGCCGGACGGAGGTGCTTGCCGTTGCCGGTGAGGGCATATTCGGCGTAAGGCCGGAGCGCCGGATCAAAGGCGTCCACCTGCGAGGACAAACCGCGCGAAACCGCCTCCAAAAAAGGCTCAACCGGCTCAACAATCTGTTTCCAGGGGTTGGCCGGGTCAGTGCTCTGCGAACGAGCGGCCGGAGGATTGGCCGGCTTGGTTTCCGCGACAAACATCACGGAAAATTTAGGGTCGCCCCACAGGCAAGTCAAACCACTTGTCCCCCAACCAAATGCCCGGCCCGGTTCGGCTCAACTCAATGCCCCAGCGGGCTTTTCGCAAAGACCGAATTGCCGCTTGCCTCGCTGCCCGCCAAACTTAACCTGCATCGCTGCGTGATGATAACCGACCGCCAATTCTTTCTATTCGCCGTCCTGATTTACGGCCTCAGCACGATTTATTCAGTATTCCTCTGGCGTAAAGGATTTCGGCGGGACGACATCGTCAATTATCTCCTGCTGCTGGTGGGGTTCGGCTGTCACACCATGGCCATCTTTAAACGCGGCTTCATCCTGAACCATTGCCCCGTTTACAACGTTTACGAAGCCACCACGTTCTTCACGTGGTTCAGCGTGTTGGCGTATTTGGTCATCGGCGCCTGGCCACGCTTTCGTTTTCTGGGCGTCTTTTTCTCGCCGGTGATGCTGGCCATCGGCGTGTTTGCTTTGGTGGATCCCAATCTGGATCCGCCGCACGGCCCCACGCCGCAATTTACCGGCGCGCTGCCGAGCCTGCACGCAACGCTTTCCCTGCTGGCGTATGCCGCCTTCGGCTTGAGTTGCGCGGCGGGACTGATGTTTCTGACGCAGGAAAAAAACCTGAAGCAGCGCAAGGTCAACGCCCTCCTTTCCCTGCTGCCCCCAATTCAACGGCTCGAAATTGCGGTCGGGCGGCTGATGCTGGCCGGCTGGATTCTGCTGTCGGTCGGCCTCGGCACTGGAGCAGTCTATCTCGACGAAAACCGGGCGCGCTACAACCCGGAAGGCGATCCCAAAATCATCTGGGCCATCGTGGTCTGGATCAGCTATCTGGCGTTGCTCATCCTGCACCGCAGGGGCCGGCTCCGGGGGCGGCGCTTTGCGCTCGCGGCCGTCGTCGGCTTTGCCTTTGTGGCGTTGACCTTCTGGGCCACCAACCTGCTTTCGCCGATTCATCATCGCTGAACGCCATGCCCGTTGTCGTCATCGGTCTCAGCCATCGCACATCACCCGTTGAGGTGCGCGAACGATTCGCCTTTGCCGAACCCGAAGTGCCGGAAGCGCTGGCCGACCTACGGCAGCGCGGCCTCGCGGAGGAGGCAGTCATCCTCTCGACCTGCAATCGCGTCGAGCTTTACGTCGCCACGCCGCTCGAACCCGGACGCGCGTTTGCCGAGTTGCAACACTTTCTGGTCACCCATCACGCTTATCCCGATCCGGTTCACGACCACCTCTACAAGCTGGCCGAACCGGAAAGCCTACAGCACCTCTTCAAGGTCGCCAGCGGTCTGGATTCCATGGTGCTGGGCGAGACCGAGATTCTCGGCCAGCTCAAGCATGCCTACGACCTCGCGCTAAAGCACAAACACACCGGCGGCCGCCTGAACAAGGCCTTTCAGCGGGCATTCAACGTGGCCAAACACATCCGCACGGCCACAAACATTCAACGCGGCAGCGTCAGCGTGGCGAGCGTGGCTGTCGAACTGGCGGAGAAGATTTTCGCCACCCTCGCCGGCCATCAGGTGATGGTCATTGGCGCGGGCGACACGAGTGAGAAGACCGCCCGCGCCCTCGTTTCCCGCGGCGCACAGGGCATCATCGTCACCAACCGCACGCTGGCCCACGCGGAAACGCTGGCCCAGACGCTGGCCGGCCGGGCCATCAGCTTCGAGCAATGGCCCCAGGAATTCGCGCAGATTGACATCGCCATCAGCAGCACTTCCGCGCCACACTACGTTCTCGACCGCGCCAAACTCGAGCCGTTGATGAAGCAACGCCGCAACCGCCCGCTCTTGTTGATCGACATTGCGGTCCCGCGCGACATCGATCCGGACGTGAATCAGATGGACAACGTCTATCTCTACAACGTGGATGATTTGCAGATGATCGCGAACGATTACCTGCAGCAGCGCCGCGAGGAAGTGGCGCGATGCGAAACCATCATCATCGACAAGGTGCGCGGCCTGCTCAACGAACGCCGGCCGCCGGGATGAACATTGAACCGTATCGAGAACCCTGACTCATTTCCTACAACCATGGCCGATTCGACCATCATTATCGGAACGCGCGGCAGCGCGCTAGCGCTCGCCCAGTCCAACATGATTGCCGCGCAATGCCGCGCCGCCCTGCCCCAGTTCCGGTTTGAGCTGAAGATCATCAAAACGACCGGTGACAAGCTGCAAACCGCCAGCATGGCCCAGGGCGAACTGCCCAAAGGACTCTTCACGAAGGAACTCGAAGTCGCCCTGCTCGACGGGCGGGCGGATTTTGCGGTGCACAGCTTGAAGGATTTGCCAACCGAACTGCCTCCGGGCCTGAAACTCGGCGCCGTCGGCGTGCGCGAGGACGTGCGTGACGTGATGATTTACCGTGCCCAAGGAGCCTCGATGCAGCCGGCGCGGCGCGCCTTCGGCGCCCACATGCAAGTCAGGGATTTGCCGGCCGGTGCGACCGTTGCCACCAGCAGCACACGGCGCCGCGCCCAATTGCTCGCCATCCGGCCCGATCTTAAAGCCGTCGAGATTCGCGGCAACGTCGCAACCCGCATGCAAAAACTCGCCGCCCAACCGGAGCTGGACGCCACCATCCTGGCCCTCGCCGGCCTGAAACGGCTCGGTTATCGTTTGACGCCGGACGGCCGTATTGAGGGCAAGGATGTGCCGACGGGATTGTTGGCCACGATCCTCGATGTCGACTCCATGCTGCCCTGCGTGGGCCAGGCCGCGATTGGCATTGAAGTCCGCACGAATGACGGGCGGATCGACGCCGTGTGCGCCCAGCTCAATCATTTTGAAACCTTCCAATGCGTGACGGCGGAACGCGCCTTCCTGGCAGGAATGGGCGGCGGTTGTCTGGCGCCCGTGGCGGCCTACGCGGAACCTGTCGGCGGGCAAATCAGCATGCGCGCGGTATCCTTCGTGAACGGTTGCCGGCGGGCGGAAGCCAAAGGCGCCATCCACGAGCCCGCCCAGCTCGGCGCGGGCATCGCGGCCAAGCTGAAGTAAGCGGGGCTCACTTCGCCACAGCCATTCTCCGCTTGACCGCATGGCGGCGCGGCCTAGCTTGAGGGTATTCCATGAAAATCATCCCCTTGATCACCTTGGGCCTGTTCTGCTGTGCCATGGCATTCGGACAATTGCCTCCCCAGCCGCCCCGCCCCCTTCAACCGCCGGCGCCGCCGCATCCCGGCCAGCCGCCGACCGCTCCCAGGGACACCGCGAATTACCTCATCACGGTGACGTGGAACGATGCGAAAGCGGGCACCAATTCATTGCAGGTGTTGAGTGCCGAGGGCTCGTTCAATTTGGACACCATCCAGTCCAGCGTGCGCATCAACAACTCCGACATCCCGACCACCGTGAGCTTCAACGGCACGATCACCCCGCTGGGACCCGAAAAAGCCCGGTTGAAAATCTTTCTCGGTCGCACCGTGCCTTACGTCACAGGCACCTACTCCGGCGGCGCGGGAGCGCAATCCTCCAGCTACCAGCAGATGCGCGTCGGTCTCGACTCCACCTTCACCGTCACCTACGACAAACCCATGGTGGTCCAGGCCGACCAGAACGGTGAAGTCTCCGTGCTGGTAAAACGGCAGGGAAATTGAGCGGCCATTTCTTTGCCGAATTTTTGCCAGGCACGGCGCGCGCGTGCCGGATTAAAACTGGTCTTCCTTTTCCTTGAACAACACGTTGAACGTCGTCAGAGAACCGTAGCAACGCGTCACGTATTGCTGCATTTCCACCTTTTCACCATCGGCCAGCTTTTCGTGGGCGTTGATTTTTTGTTCCAGCACACGGAGCTGGTTGCGCACCATGACGATTTTGTGGAAGAAAACTTCCACTGGCACTTCCTTGGTCTGGAGGGTCGGATCCGCAGGATGAAGGACGAGCTTGCCACCGTGCCAGCGTGCACCGAGCTGGCCCACCACGGCATTCGGTTGCTCGAAACCCAGTTTGTCAACCAGCTCGCCCACCGTGCGTTCGATCAACAGGCCAACCGGGATGCTCAACGGGCTGATGACAGCGGTTGCCTCCGCAGGCTCCACGCCGGCCGCCTGCGGGTCCACCGTGTGGAGGCCGGAATCGAATCGCACGTCCGCCGTATGTTCATTGAGCGACTTGACCGCGCCGACCCCATATTGCACGTGCCGCACCTGCATCCCAATCCGCATATCTTCGATTTTCATAGCTTTGCCCGGATTGTGGCCACGGCATTGGTCCGGCGCCACCGGAAAAAAAGAAAACAACTCTCAATTTCCGCGCTTCGGGACCGCCGCTCACTCCGGCCTCCCAGCATCAGGCAGATGACCGTTGCCAAAATTGCGGCTCGAATTTTCGGCCAGCCCGCGCAGTCTGTTCATGATGAACTCACCCATGAACCGGACACGGCGTTTCGGACTTCTTTTGGCGGCAGTTTTTTTCACCAGCATCGCACTGGGCGCGGAACCGGACGCGGCCCGGGTGGCGCAAATTGCAGCCTGGCTGCCCGCTTCACCGCAGGGCGTCGCCCCGTCCATCGCAGACCGTGCCGCGTGGCGTCAACTGGCCGGGCGCCCCGAATTCGCTGACGTTGTTGAGAACGCCGCCCGCCTCGCGCGCGAGCCTTTGCCTGAACTGCCGGATGATTTGTTCCTCGACTACTCGCGCACCGGCAACCGTGATCATTGGCAGAAAGTGGCCTTTGCGCGGCGTGCCCGGGTGCAAACGTT
Above is a window of Verrucomicrobiia bacterium DNA encoding:
- a CDS encoding aldehyde dehydrogenase family protein; translation: MKPALLLIDLQADYLASPGLQPDPARLVTQTAALLQGWRAQQWPVIHVWTTVRRDEPDRRLPHWQIQGRWRCEAGTEGHAPPAALRPLAGEPIIHKQGFNAYANGELEAALNQLHCDAVVLAGLHLHACVRTAAVESLERRRAVIIVEDAVASNDPVHAAAVRRWLAERCVRFEPMSSALARLRGQSPGGFIHHSPRAVHEVLFEVQPADAAEIARATSLVTEATGAWHCTAVSERAARLTQVSARLEATAPNWARQMALELGKPFAHGLEEIRRAAVNVRDVVRRAATFHFQVRETGGLVRHQPLGVVAVISPWNNPVAIPLGKIAPALMYGNGVVWKPAPATTRISEALLRLLRECGIPAELVQLLRGDHTTAQQLAGSNRIDAVTFTGSTYAGQAMQEICARRLAPLQAELGGNNAAILWDDADVPAAAADIARGAFGFAGQRCTANRRVIVNEQGFDRALAALKQAAEHLVWGDPLDSDAEIGPLLNVARREEHARRVAQAVADGAGRLEFTHAADAEAKWVREGAYARPVIACCDEPDHPLVQEESMSPLLVVQRARDFAEALTLSNGVRHGLAAALFSNAPARQQEFLTQSRAGILRLNASTAGADVTLPFGGWKASGIGPPEHGTGDALFYTRIQTVYGA
- a CDS encoding isocitrate/isopropylmalate family dehydrogenase, which translates into the protein MRRAVGTGTAGAAHCRGPARFARGTDEFLHRHFSTGGAILNGPCGGRYVYDLRRRFDLFCKFVPVRSFPELAGAGRLAPQFARNIDLLIVRDNIGGVYQGRWSEHKTADARVAEHAFAYREAEVSRLVTVAAGVAAERRGELQVILKDGGVPAISALWRDVAVRAARQHGVEASFINIDLAAYELIQNPGRFDVIVAPNLFGDVMADIAGVLMASRGVTFSGNFDPAGRGVYQTNHGCAHDLAGLDVANPAGQILSLAMLLRESFGLFEAATLIETSLRRVWRDGWRTADLGGGNNDQTLGTRAMTDKVVETMLRTAAAGQPA
- a CDS encoding CvpA family protein, whose product is MTIWILALLLLASLAGLGYRQGAIRVAFSLLGIFFGVLLAVPLAKPMAILLKAFGVVNPVILWLLPPLLVFCVISAIFKSIAFAVHHKVEVHFRYKAGDLRFTLWERLNRRIGLCLGLVNGTAYLILISFVIYTLSYWTVQMEAGDGMSRTARLLNRAGHDLEETGFIKTAGAVGRLPESFYDAADVAGLLYQNSLLEARLARYPAFLMLGERQEFQTLANDQQFTEMRARKDPLSQLLAYPPVKTIVSSPDTLNTIWSIAKPDLKDLTNFLYTAHSPKYDQEPILGRWIFDLRGTLAAVRQAQPNLTAKQMQSQRLLYQTFYSKVKLIVGTDSQMAIKDFPNLEAPLAPGTPPPLTGGQGSWSGANGFYQLKYNLDGKDISATAAIEGQRMTVTIEKLALVLTKEY
- a CDS encoding sigma-70 family RNA polymerase sigma factor; translated protein: MSASEKASLPAAAAAIAPVAKAETAEAREEQRLVEQARQGNLEAYDALVRRYQERIYGTIYHMTSNHEDANDLAQETFIKAFQALKSFKGGSSFYTWLYRIAVNKTINFLKQRKNRSGMSLNDLDFNAEHDPDLVALISQKTPRREAGLTELQEKLNEAMGKLSEVHRLVVTLHDVQGVPHEEIAKIMDCNIGTVRSRLFYARQQLQGFLADYLK
- a CDS encoding polyprenyl synthetase family protein — translated: MFVAETKPANPPAARSQSTDPANPWKQIVEPVEPFLEAVSRGLSSQVDAFDPALRPYAEYALTGNGKHLRPALVALGANAVGETNNDHVTVAVIIEMVHLATLVHDDVMDEAEIRRGRLTLASNWGNDIAVLFGDCLFAHALRLAASFPTPEICRAVASATNTVCAGEILQNRNRANLQLSRVEYFRIMEMKTAELFALSCDLAVLLAGASQPHRAAMRQFGMAFGTAYQIFDDCLDLFGTEAQAGKSLGTDLVKGKMTLPMLILRERAGEADRLELDRSLTNWQPGSFPRIVSLLRHYDTLAPSCETIHQYLNQARRAVATLPARSGRVALEKLADYLQLQVAALGTGF
- the ccsA gene encoding cytochrome c biogenesis protein CcsA — its product is MITDRQFFLFAVLIYGLSTIYSVFLWRKGFRRDDIVNYLLLLVGFGCHTMAIFKRGFILNHCPVYNVYEATTFFTWFSVLAYLVIGAWPRFRFLGVFFSPVMLAIGVFALVDPNLDPPHGPTPQFTGALPSLHATLSLLAYAAFGLSCAAGLMFLTQEKNLKQRKVNALLSLLPPIQRLEIAVGRLMLAGWILLSVGLGTGAVYLDENRARYNPEGDPKIIWAIVVWISYLALLILHRRGRLRGRRFALAAVVGFAFVALTFWATNLLSPIHHR
- the hemA gene encoding glutamyl-tRNA reductase, translated to MPVVVIGLSHRTSPVEVRERFAFAEPEVPEALADLRQRGLAEEAVILSTCNRVELYVATPLEPGRAFAELQHFLVTHHAYPDPVHDHLYKLAEPESLQHLFKVASGLDSMVLGETEILGQLKHAYDLALKHKHTGGRLNKAFQRAFNVAKHIRTATNIQRGSVSVASVAVELAEKIFATLAGHQVMVIGAGDTSEKTARALVSRGAQGIIVTNRTLAHAETLAQTLAGRAISFEQWPQEFAQIDIAISSTSAPHYVLDRAKLEPLMKQRRNRPLLLIDIAVPRDIDPDVNQMDNVYLYNVDDLQMIANDYLQQRREEVARCETIIIDKVRGLLNERRPPG
- the hemC gene encoding hydroxymethylbilane synthase, with amino-acid sequence MADSTIIIGTRGSALALAQSNMIAAQCRAALPQFRFELKIIKTTGDKLQTASMAQGELPKGLFTKELEVALLDGRADFAVHSLKDLPTELPPGLKLGAVGVREDVRDVMIYRAQGASMQPARRAFGAHMQVRDLPAGATVATSSTRRRAQLLAIRPDLKAVEIRGNVATRMQKLAAQPELDATILALAGLKRLGYRLTPDGRIEGKDVPTGLLATILDVDSMLPCVGQAAIGIEVRTNDGRIDAVCAQLNHFETFQCVTAERAFLAGMGGGCLAPVAAYAEPVGGQISMRAVSFVNGCRRAEAKGAIHEPAQLGAGIAAKLK